The sequence GTCCGGGACCGGGTCTGAGCCGTGCGCGTCCTGGTCACCGGCGGCGCCGGCTTCATTGGCTCGGCCTTCGTCCACAACCTCCTGAGGTCAGACCCGCGGGCCGAGATCACCGTCCTCGACAAGCTCACCTACGCGGGCAACCTGGACAATCTGCTCCC comes from Phycisphaerales bacterium and encodes:
- a CDS encoding NAD-dependent epimerase/dehydratase family protein; the protein is MRVLVTGGAGFIGSAFVHNLLRSDPRAEITVLDKLTYAGNLDNLLP